In the Angustibacter sp. Root456 genome, CACGCTGCGGTCGTCGGGGGTGCGCGCCACGGTGAGCGGACGGCGCGCGAGGGCGTCCAGCAGGGGCGCGTCGACGGCGTCCGGCTCGCTCATGCGCCGAGCCTACGGCGGCTCCTCACCCGCCCCACTCCCGGCCGCCGCAGGCTCGGCGCGGTGGCACCCTGCTGCCATAGGAGTGCAGCAGGGTGCCCCAGTGGCCACACGGCAGTGAAGTGATCCTCCCCAGCGGCGCCCCGGCGTGCCTGATCACGTGGGGGAGGCCGGACGACGGCGAGCGGCGCGCCGCTAGAGCTGCGGGCCCCGGGGCGACAGGCGAGCCCACACGACCTTGCCCGTGGGCGTGCGCGCCCACCCGAGCGCGCGGCTCACCCGGGCCACGATCATCAGCCCACGCCCGTTGTCGGCCAGCGGACCGTCGTCGCGCAGCTGGGGCGGAGCACTGCTGCTGTCGGTCACCGCCACGACGAAGTCCCCGTCGAGCTGCTGGACGGCGAGCGAGACCCCACCCGGCGCGTGCCGCACGCTGTTGGTCACCAGCTCGCTGGCCA is a window encoding:
- a CDS encoding ATP-binding protein — translated: MSVRVVPAAEPPDGMAVGEWPLRPVASSAPLARRLVTQALTGADEQVLRRAALVASELVTNSVRHAPGGVSLAVQQLDGDFVVAVTDSSSAPPQLRDDGPLADNGRGLMIVARVSRALGWARTPTGKVVWARLSPRGPQL